TCGTAGTCCTTCGGGACGTAGTCGCCGCGGGCGCCGGGGCCCTCTTCCGGGCGGGTCGAGTTGGTGAACACGACGTCCGGCTTGTCGACGGCGAGGCGGTCCATCACCCGGTTCGACCAGTCGTTGCACTGGTAGTACTTCTGTCCGAACCAGATGAACACGTGACTCGTGGTCAACGCGCAGCCGACCTTGAGGTAGGTGGTCACCTTGAATCCGCGTTGCTTCCCAATGGCGTCGAGCGCGGTGATCCAGTACTCGGCGTGCGAACCGCCGACCAGCGCGACGGTCCGGGCGGCATTCTTGTCGCCGTAGACCCCGACCTTGATCGAGGGGTCCTTCCACCCGCTGATCACCGAGTCGTACGACGTGATCGGCCAGTCCTTGTCGACCACCTCGGGGCTCGGCTGCGGATCGACCTTCGGCACGGGCGCGCCGTCGAGGTAGGCGCGCGCACCGGGGTAGAGCCGGGGGTCCAGGTTCTCGGTGTTGACCGTCGCGTTGGCCGCGTTGCGTTGCCAGATGACGACCGTCGAGCCCGCGACGATGGTGGAGATCAGGATCACTGCGAGCAACGACCGCCGATACCGCGGGCCGAAGGAGATCCCCTTCCCCGCACGCAGAGGTGCCTCGATGAACTTTGTGGTCGCCCAGGCGAGGACCGTCGAGACCGCGAGGATCGCGGTGCCCTCCAGCCAGTTCACGTCGTCCTGATAGCGCCAGGCCAGATAGAAGATGAGCAGCGGCCAGTGCCAGAGGTACAGCGCGTAGGCGATGGATCCCAGCCACACCAGCCGGGGGTGTGCCAGCCCGACGCTGACCTGACTCGGTCCGGCGGTCGGCTCGGGTCGGGTGGCCGCCGATCCGGTCCAGATCAGCAGCAACGTCGCGCCGACGGGCACCAGGGCGAGCATGCCGGGGTACTGCTGCACACCCGCGATCCACCACCCACACGTGATGATCAGCCCGAGCGCGACCACACCGAGTGCGTTGCGCATCCACGGCCGTAGCGCGACGCGCGGCATCCAGACCGCGAGCAGGCCACCGACGAGCGGTTCCCACAGACGCGCGACGGTGTCGTAGTAGTTGAAGGGCTGATTCACCGAATGCCGGTAGTTGGCCCACGCGAACGACAGCACCGCGACCGCGAGCAGGGAGAACCCGACCACGCCGCGGATCACCGACGGGTTGGCGAGCGCCGGCAGACGCCGCGACAACGCCCGCAGAAGGCCGCCCAAGGCCAGCGCGCACACCAGCGTCAGGACAAAGAACTGGCCCTGCATCGACATCGACCACAGGTGCTGCATCGGGCTGTTGGCCGAGTCGGCGGCCTGATAGTCCTGTGAATCGAAGGCGAGGTGCCAGTTCTGGTAATACAGCGCACTGGCCTGGACCTCTGCGCCCAGGGGGCCCCACCGTGTCTTCGGCATGACCAGGGCGATCATCGCGGTGATGAAGACCAGCACCACCAACAGGGCGGGAAGCAGACGGCGCAGGAGGCGCCAGAGCCGCGGCCACGGGTTGATCGCCGTGCTCCACGGCACCGACGCCGGTTGGGTCGCCAGGACGTGCTTGAGCAGGGATGCGACGAAGAAGTAGCCGGACAGCGTCAGGAACACGTCGACGCCGCCGGACACCCGCCCGAACCAGACATGGAAGATCGCGACCAGTGCGATCGCGATTCCGCGCAGGCCGTCCAGATCCAGCCGGTAGCCGGAGGTGTTTCCGGTCGCGGCGTCCTCGTTGGGCGTCGCGGTGGTGGTTACGGCCGTGCTCACAGGCTGCGATGCTACTTGGCCCGGCCCGGGTTTCCGGTGACCAGCCTGCCGACGTCACAGTAGATCTCCGCGAATCGGGCATGCATTTGCGCGCGCTGCGCGTAACCCTTCAACACCACTCCCCGCCACGGCACGCTGACGCCGACACCACACCGGAGAACGACAGAGGGGACCGACATGGCACATGAGGGAAAGAAGAGCGTGGCGATCGTCGGGGCGGGGCTGGCCGGGACCAGCGCCGCGCTCGGCTTCACCGACGCCGGTCACGACGTGACGCTCTACAGCGACCGCGATCGGGAATCGTTGCGCGACAAGGTGCCCCCGACCGGAGTCGGCGTCCTCTTCGGCAAGCCGCGCGAGTGGGACGCCGAGATCATCGACGACCTGTACGAGGTCGGCAACACCACCGGCATCAGTGTCCGGCTGCACTCGGGCAGCGGTGACGACCGTGCCGATGTCCTGGAGTTCAATCCCGACTACGGCTACGTCGCGCAGGCCGTCGACCTGCGCCTGCGCGCCGACGATCGGCTCGAACGATTCCTGGACCGCGGCGGGCGTTTCGAGGTCGCCTCGGTGGACGTCGACCGGCTCGACGAGATCGCCGGCGCGCACGATCTGACCCTGGTGGCCACGGGCAAGGGCGGATTGTCGGCGCTGTTCCCGGTCAACGAGTCGCGCTCGCACTACCGCGAACCGCAACGCAAGCTGCTCCAGGTGACGCTGACCGGCCTCGACCACGGGCCCGGGTCCTTCGCCTACCGCAGCAGTGCGGGCGGCGACCATTCCCTGTTCAACCTCGACAGCGAGAACGGCGAGGTCTTCGTCGGACCGTTCCTGCACAAGGATGCCGGCGCCACCTGGTCGTTCATCGTCTTCGCCAAGCCAGAAGGCGCGTGGGCGCCCAAGGTGGACGAGGTCACCGACGCGTCGTCGGCGCGCCAGGCGATCGTGGACATCTTCACCGAGTACTTCCCGGCCGACGCCTCGGTCATCGAGCAACTCCGGATCATCGAGTCCGACCCGGTGTCGTGGCTGAAGGGTGCGGTCACCCCGACCGTCCGCCACGCCGTCGCCACCACCCGTGGTGGTCATCCTGTCGCCGCGATCGGCGACACCGCCATCGCGGTCGATCCGGTCGCCGGCCAGGGTGCGGCGAACACACTGATCCAGGTCGCCGAGCTGGTGAAGGCCGCCAAGGAGCACGACGGCGCCTTCACCGAGGATTGGCTGGAGGCCGAGTTCGAGAAGCACTGGGAGCGGCGCGGCCGGGCTGCCGTCGAGGTCACCCGTCTCTACCTCGGCGATCCCGATTACGCGACCCATCTCGAGTTGTCGTTCCCCGCTGCTGCCGTCGACACCAACATCGCCGCCGCCCTGTTCGGACTGCTCTCGGACCCGAATCCGCTGTTGACCCTGGAGACCCGCGACGACGTACTGGCGTTCATCACCGCTGTGGCGGGTGAACCCGCCGACGACGTGCTCGGTCGGTTCGAGCCGGCCGGCCGCTTCGCCTCGGCGACGGAGCCGGCGGCGGTGAGCTGACATGTAGTGGTGCCGCCCACCCTCGCGTTTACCGCTCCGTTGTACGGGAACACTCCACCGACGGACCGGCATCTGCTGACGGCCGCGCAGCGGACACATGACGAAAGGGGGCACCGATGGCACACACGCACGAGGCGCCGGACGGTGGCGATCGATCCGAGCTACCCGAGTCCGACGTACGTCTCGCCCGGGAGACGGTGGACGAACTCGAGGACAAGCATGTGAGTATCCCGGAGACCGGTGATGACACGCAGGTCGATCCATCGGCGGCGACACACTCCGGCACCGACGATCCGTCGTCGGACAAGGCCGGGGACGCCGAACCGCCGGACTGATCGACCGCGAAAGGACTCACATGCAGCTCTCCACACGCCGGGTCCCCGTCTCGGCGACCCTGCCGTCGCCGCGCGGCCCGCTGTCCGAACGCGTCATCGACGCTCTCCATGACGGCACCGGGATGCAGGGGCCACCGCTCACCGACGGCGTCGACCCCTACGGCGATGATCTCCAACTCGCGCTGTACGTCGCCTACGAACTGCATTACGCGGGCTTCGTCGGCGTCGACGCGGATCGTGAATGGGATCCCGAGATCCTCGGCTTTCGTCGCGACCTCGAACGTGTCTTCCTGGATGCGGTGCGCGCCGAGGTCGGTCCCGCCGAGGACTTCTCGACCGCGCAGACCGAGATGAATCGGCTGTGTGCCGAACCTGCCGACGGTGACGGTGTCTCGTTCCGCCTGCGCGACAACGGGACCTGGGATCAGTTCCGCGACATGTTCGCGATGCGCTCGCTCTATCACCTCAAGGAGGCTGACCCGCACGCCTGGGCGATTCCGCGTCTGCGAGGAGCCACGAAGGCCGCGTTCGTCGCGGTCGAGTTCGACGAATTCGGCGGTGGCCGAGGAGATGCCGTCCATCAGGAGCTGTTCGCGGATCTCCTCGATGCCGCAGGCCTCCGGTCGGACTACCTCGGCTATCTCGACGTCGCGCCCGGATGGGCGCTGGCGCCGGTGAACCTGATGTCCTGCTTCGGTCTTCATCGGTCGCTGCGTGGGGCGACGGTGGGGCATCTCGCCGCCACCGAGATCACCTCGCCGCCCGGTTCGCAGCGGCTGCTGTCGGGGCTGGAGCGCCTCGACGCCCCGGAGGAGTGCCGACACTTCTACCGCGAGCACGTCGAGGCCGACGCTGTGCACGAGCAGATCCTGCGCACCGACGTCGTCGGTGAACTCATCCGCCTGGAACCCGAGTTGGAGGCCGACGTGGTCTTCGGCATCCGTGGATTCCTGGTGGTGGAAGACGCCTTCGATGTGGGACTACAGAAGGCGTGGCAGGACGGCTGCGTGCTGGGCTGACGACTCCCGAATCACTGACGCCCGAATCAGTTCTCGTCGGTGCGGCGTCGTCTGCGATGGCTGGTGTCGCACAGTGGATATCGACGACTGCGGCCGCACGCACAGACCGCGACCATGAAACGGTCTGACTCGACGTGCGAGCCGTCGGGTAGTTCGATGTCGACCGGTCCGGCCACCAGGACGGGCCCGCCCCGGACCACCCGGACTCGGGTCGGTTCGGATGCGGAGCTCATCGCCGCTCGTCCGATGCCGATGCCGATGTCGACGGTGCGGCGGGGCGATCCGCGCGGATGACCACGAGTTCCTCGCTTCGTCGTCCCGGCTCGAGGAGTCCGATCTGCTCGAGCCACTCGGCACGCGCGGTCATCACCGGTCCGAACGGGATCGATCGCCGTTGCACCACGGCGGCTTTCAGTCTGCCGCGGCGCAGAGCAGCGACAGATGCTGTCGCGTCAGCGAATTCGGACTGGACGATGAGCAGTGTGCCGCCAGGATTCAGAAATCCCGCCGCGCTCGCGCACAGCGGGTCGAGCACCGATCGGCCGTCGGGTCCGGCGTCCCAGGCATGCCGGGGGCCGGCGCACTCGACGATCCGATCCGCTTCAACCGGTGTCGGGACGTACGGGGGATTACAGGTCACGAGATCGAAGGTGCCGTGCTCGGCCAACTCGCCGAGCTCACCGTGCACGACGGTGACCGGTGAGCCCTGGCAGCGCAGCGCGGCCGAGGCGACCGCGTTCGTGCACGAGTCGATGGCGAGCACAGACGCGGCGCCGAGCCGTGCGGTCTCCAGGGCGACGACCCCGGATCCCGTGCACAGATCGGCGGCGCGCGCTCCCGGTGCAGATCGGCTCGCACGTAAAGCATCGATCAACAGCGCCGAATCGTGCTGTGGCTGGTAGACCGCGTGCATGGTCGTCGAGGAAGCGAGTGCACCGGGTGCGGGCTGGTCACAGCTGAGGGTCATGCGCTACTCCAGGGGTGGGGACAATGGACGGTCCGGTCGACGAATCCTTCCCGGTCCCATCGTTGGTCGTGTCGCGGAACGAGTTCCCGCTCGTGGGCCGGGTCAAACACGTGGGTGGGTGGTCGCGCGTCGACATGTCGAGATTCGTTGCGATGGTTGTCGGGCACTGTCGCGGGGTACGCGAAGACCATGCAGATCGAACGCACCGCAACGCGACTCGACGGTGTCCGCATCGTCACCGAGACCGGCCCACCGTGCGCGGCGACCGAACGCGCGGAAGCGCGCGTTCGCCAACTGGTCGAGGACGAGGGGATGAGGTTTCGCGACACCATCGTCACCGAACACACCACGTTGCAGATGAGCCCGTACGACGATCTGGACGCAGGCCTGGTCAGTGAACCGCGGGACGACCTGGAGGCAGTGGTCTTCGTGACAGAGATGCCGCGTGTCCGGGGGCGGCAGGTGGTGGTCGCCGAGGTCGATCATCAACGTTCTGCCGCGGTGATCTCGGTGCCCTCGCTCGGGCCGCTTCCGGGCCGTGCGCTCGCGACCTGCATCGCCGCGATCATCGCCAGACTGCGCGGTAGGTCGAATCGCGGCACCGGGCCGACGGTAGGCCGCTGGGTATCCGACGACGGCGACGGTTCCACCGAATACCTGGTGTGTGGCGGCGCCGTGAGCCGCGCCCGCGTGGTCCTCGGCATGGTCGGGGGCAACCGACCGTGGCGGCTGATCCCGACGCTGACCGGCTTGACGGCCGCTGCTGCTGCCGCGGCCTCGTTCGGCATCTTCTTCTCGTCCATCTGGTCGATGGCGAACTCGCTGAGTGCGTGGCGTCTCTCCGCGATCTCCCTGTTGTCAGTGGCGCTGACAACGGCATGGCTCATCGTCAACAACAAGCTGTGGGAGCGGCGCGGGGACATGTCGAAGTGGCGAGCGAGACTGTTCAACACCGTGACCGTGTGCACGGTGCTGTTCAGCTCCGTGGTTCTCTACGTCGGATTGTTCGTGGCCACGCTGGTGGCGGCGCTGTTCGTTATCGACTCGTCGTTCATGGCGGATCAGCTCGGATTCCCTGTGAACGTCGGAAACTACGTGCTGCTCGCGTGGCTGGCGACCTCGATGGGCATGTTCGCCGGCGGACTGGGATCGAGCGCGGATAGTTATGATGACGTGCTGCGCGCCACCTATGGTCACCGGGAGCGTAAACGTCGGCGACGTGCCGGCAAGTGATGGTGCAGGGTTTTGCTCAGGACCGACAAGGGTAAGACTGACACGAGACGAGAGTCATCTCGTGTGTGAGGAGAGACCAGTGACCGATAACCGCAGCACCACTGATGACAGTCAGGTCATCGAAGAGCTGGCGCAGTCGGCGGATGCACCGGTTGAACTGACGGTGCCCCCGCGTGCCGACAGGCTGCAGATTGTTCGAGCGGTGGTGGAGCGGACGCTCTTCGCGGATGACTGGACGATTGACGACGTCGCCGATGTGCAGCTGGCCGTCGACGAGGTCTGTTCTCAGATCATCGCGGCGTCGGTGGACGGTCGGTCCTTGGGCGTCGGGCTGACGATCGGTCCGGCCGGGTGCATCGGACGGATCACCGGTTCCATTGAATCCGGAATCGACATCGACACAGCAGGATTCGGATGGCATGTGGTGGAGGCCGTGACCACCGCGCACTCGATCAGCTACGTCGAGACCGGAGCGTATCGAGAGGTCACGGTGCGGTTCGGCAAATTCTTGTCCGCACCGTAACCCCTAGATCGTGTCGCTCAGGTCATCGTGGTGGCGCTGAGCTTCGCGCTCGCAGCGGTCACCGAGTCGAACAGTGCGATGGTGCCATCCAATCCACAGGCTTCGACGGGACGTGCGACCGACCGGTCGCACGCGACGGCTACCGGGATGTGGCTATCGGCGGCGTCGGCGCAGAAGCGATCGAGAATCGCCAATCCGGCCGCGCTCATGAAGGTCACGTGGAGGAGATCGAGAACCACACATTCCGGATGTCGCCCGGCGACGCGGTCGAGCGCGGCGGCGAAATCGGCTGCGTTCGCCATGTCGATCTCACCCGAAAATTGTTGCACGCAAAATGTTTTGCTTGCGGTGAGTTGACCTGTCGTTCGCCGCGCACTGCTGGACGGGATCAACGAGGTGTGAAAAGACGTGTTCGTGTCTAGATTCATGCGCGTGTTCCGCCTCGTTCCTGATCGTACGAGTGCGATGTGACACGCCTACTGCGGTCACACCGCCGCAGCTGTTGGCTGAACCGCTGATTCAACCGTACGGTGCCGCCCGCCGGTCTTCAAGTGGAAAGTTTCGGTATGGCCCGCCCGGGGTACGCGCTAGCGTGGTGTCAGCCCACACTTTCGCCGTTCGACACCTGATCGGAGGTCTGCTTGCCGTCGACACCTGAGGACGAGACTGCACCGCGGAAGACCGCGGGGGCAGCACTCGGGGGGACGACTACGGCGACGTGGTCATCGCGATCCAGAAGTTGCGTGACACGACCGACGAACAGATCGGACGTCAGATGCGTGCGGAGATCGTGGAACGGTGCCTCCCGCTCGCCGACCATGTGGCGCGACGGTTCACCGGTCGCGGGGAGTCGTTCGACGACCTCGTCCAGGTCGCCCGGATCGGCGTCGTCAACTCGGTCGACCGGTTTGATGCGGAGCGTGGCGGGAGCTTCCTGTCCTTCGCGGTGCCCACGGTGATGGGCGAGGTGAAGCGGCATTTCCGCGACACCATGTGGTCGATCCGGGTGCCGCGACGCGCCAAGGAGGCATCGTTGAACATCAACAAGGCGAGCGATGAGTTGGTGCAGCGACTGGGTCGGTCGGCCCGCCCAAGTGAACTCGCCGAGTATCTCGACATGCCACTCGATGAGGTGATCGACGGCTTGATGGCCCGCTCGGCCTACAACGCAGTGTCCATCGATGCCGAATCGGATGACGATGAGGGACGCTCCATCCGTGACACGCTCGGGGAGGACGACGTCCACATCACCCAGATTGATGAAATCGTCACGCTACGACCGGCATTGGATCATCTGCCGGAGCGGGAGCGGCGCATCATCACTCTGAGATTCTTCCATGCCATGTCGCAGAGCGAGATTGCCGCCGAGGTGGGCATCTCGCAGATGCACGTGTCGCGGCTGCTGACCCGCACGCTGTCTCAACTGCGCGATGAACTGACCACGCAGCGTGACGATTAGGAGCTCGATTCCTCGTCATCGCGATCATCGGTATGGACCAGTTCCGGTGCAACCTCACGTGTCGCCATTCCGCCCTGCCCGTTGTTGTCGACGGGGCCGGGTGCTTGGTCCTTGGGCGTGGAGTCCGTCGGACGATTCTCGTTCCGCTCCGTGGCATCGTCGTGCGTCATTTCGGCAACCTCTCGTACTGGCGTCGTGTCGAGCTCGGCTTGGTCGAAATCGGGCGTGGCATCACGGCTTCAGGATCACCTTGACCGCACCATCGGCCTTACGTTGGAAGATGTCGTAGGCGTGCGGTGCCTGATCGAGCGGAAGTTCGTGTGTGGCAAAATCATCCACTCCGAGTGGGTCGTCGTCGCCGAGCAGTGGCATGATCGACGGTACCCACTTCTTCACATTGGCCTGACCCATCCGGAGCTGAATTTGCTTGTCGAACAACGTCAACAACGGTAGCGGGTCGGCGGTACCGCCATAGACGCCACTGAGTGAGATGGTCCCGCCGCGCCGGACGATGTCGATGGCCGAGTACAACGCCGCGAGCCGGTCGAGCCCCGTGTACTGCATCAAGGGTTCGGCCACCATGTCCGGTAGATGGCCGATGAGGCTCTGGATCGTCTTGGCCACCGGGGAACCGTGCGCCTCCATCCCCACGGCGTCGATGACGGCGTCGGTACCGCGCCCGTCGGTCAGGTCGCGGATCGCATCTCCGAGATCATCCACCCCGTCCAGATCGATCGTCCGGATCCCGCGTGCCGCCAGGCGTGCCAGCCGCTCGGGTACGCGGTCAACCGCGATCACCTCGGCTCCCTTGTGAGTGGCGATCCGGGCGGCCATGTCGCCGATTGGTCCGAGGCCCAGCACGGTGACCGTTCCGCCCGGCGGGATCGCGGCGTACTCCACCGCCTGCCACGCGGTCGGTAGGACGTCGGACAAGTAGACGTAGCGCGAGTCCGGTGCCTCATCGGGCACCTTGATGTGGGTGAACTGCGCCTGCGGTACCCGCAGATACTCGGCCTGACCGCCCGGGACCGAACCGTACAGTTTCGAGTAACCGAACAGAGCCGCGCCCATGCCCTGCTCGCGCACTTGCGTTGTCTCGCACTGGGTGTAGAGCTCCAGCGAACACATGTGACACGACCCGCAGGAAATCTGGAAGGGGATCACCACCCGATCGCCGACAGCCAGATCGCCGACGTCGGAGCCAATCTCCTCGACGACACCCATCGGCTCGTGGCCCAGGATGTCGCCCGGCTCCATGAACGCGCCGAGGACCTCGTACAGGTGCAGGTCGGATCCACAGATATTGGTCGACGTCACCTTGATGATGGCATCTGAGGGCTCTTCGAGCTTCGGGTCGGGAACGGTCTCCACGGTCACGTTCCGCTTGCCCTGCCAGGTCACTGCACGCATCGGTAATCCTCCTCGGCGGGTCACCGCTTCCACGGCGACCCGTTCGGACATGTGGTGTCCGTGTGCCCGACCGGTGGACACGTCAAACCTGTCGGGCCCCCGAATACGCTTTCTCCCCGCCTGTTCCGGGTTGCGGACAGAATCAGGCGAACGAAGCGCGGGTGGTGCGGAGTCGTCTATCGGTGGCGGGACGGCGCCGGCGGAGCGGTGCGCGCGATGTCGCGGTCAGCTGCGCGTGTCAGCGGCACAGTCGTCCCGTGCTTGCGGCTCGCGTCACGCACCTTCCGCGTGCGCATCATTGGCCTCGCGGGTGATGATCTCGACGACCTGCCGGAATGCCGGAGTGCGGGAATCGACGATCGAGACGTGATTCTCGCCGGGCATGATCACCGAGTAGGCGTCGCCGTCGGCCGCCTTGACCGCGCTGACGTACCTGGTCGCGAGGACCGGTGGAACGACCTTGTCATCGGTACCGGCGACGGCCACGACGGGTGTGTTCGGGTCGATGTTCTGGATCGGGTCGACCGACGTATAGCGATCGGGCACCTCGGCCGGCGTCCCACCCATCACCTTCACGATCCGGTCGTCGCCGAGCGCAACCGCCCGCCGCATGTCGAGCGGGCCGGCCAGCGAGATCACATGCGTAGGCCGGAACTCGGGCTTTGCGCCAACTTCGTCGCTGTTGAGCTTGTGCCGCGTGCCGCCCCACATCGCGAGCTGTCCGCCGGCCGAATGCCCGACTACGACGGCATTGCGATGATCGAGCTGAGGGATCTGGCGGTCGATGTCGGGCACCATGTCCAGTGCGGCGGCCACGTCGGTGAAGGTCGTCGGCCACCCGCCGCCGCTGCCCACGCGCCGGTACTCGACGTTGAGCACGCCGAGTCCGCGTTCGGCCAGATGCCGGGCGAACGGTTCGAAGCTGTCGGCACCTATCTGTGACTGCCAGGCACCGCCGTGAATGAGGATGACCAGCGGCGTCGCGTCCTCCTGGGCTTCGGCGGGTAGATAGAGATCCATCCAGTTCTGCTCGGGATCAGGTTCCCCATCGGGTACCGCGTAGACGTATCGACGTGCGGTGATCGGGGAGTCGGCGGGCAGATTGTTCAGATCCTTGAGCGCCGCGCGAGGGGTCTCCCGATGCGGCTCGGGCACGTTGGCCGTGGAAGATCCGGTGGCGCCCTGTTCGGGTGATCCATCCGTACAGCCGGCAAGGCCGATCGTCAGGGCGAGGACGGCGGTGGTGACGAGAAGGCCTCGCCGAGTGCTGGTCACCCGGTCATTGTGCCGGAGAAATCGGACAACCCACGTAGCGCGCCCGCAAATCGCGGGTCGGCATATCCGCCGGTCGAGTCGCCGAGCAAGCGTGACCCGGGCGATCTCTCTGTTGGTCGAGTGGCCGAGCGAGCGTAGCGAGCCCGGCGTATCGAGACCGACCGAGACCTTGTGGCAGGCTGAAGCGCGATCGGACGGCGCAGGCGCCGCCGGAGGCAGTCGAAAAGGGCGAGAACATGGCGAAGAGTGGGTGGACACCGGCGCAGGCGCCGAGGATGGCGGGCCGGACCGTGGTGGTCACCGGCGCAAACTCGGGTATCGGGTTGGAGACCGCGCGGCACCTCGCGGGAATGGGTGCGCACGTGGTGATGGCGTGCCGCAACGTCGACGCCGCGACCAGCGCACGCGCCGATGTCCTCGACACAGTGCCCGGCGCGCTCGTCGACATCGTCCAGCTGGATCTGGGCGACCTCGCATCGGTGCGCAAGGCGGCCGACGAGATCGGCAACTCCTACCCCGCCGTCGATGTGCTGATCAACAACGCCGGAGTGATGGCGGGACGTCGTGAGCTGACCGCCGACGGCTTCGAGATGGACTTCGGTACCAGCTTCCTCGGCCATTTCGCGCTGACGGGCCTGCTGCTCGACTCCCTGTTCGCGGCGAAGGCGGCGCGCGTCGTGACGGTGGGCAGCAACGCTCACCGCGCCGGCGAGGTGGATCTCGACGATCTCGGCATGGACGAGACGTTCAGCACCTCACGCGCCTATGCCCGGGCGAAGTTCGCCCAGTTGGTGTTCGCGGTCGAGTTGCAGCGCCGACTCGGCGCGAGCGGGCACACGACACCGATCTCGGTCGCCGCTCACCCGGGCGCTACACACAGCGGCGTGATGCGTGATTCGGGCCGGATGTTGTTGTGGCTGTTCACCACGCCGTCGCTGCACTGGTTACGTAGGACGTTCATCATGGAGGGGCCGGAGGGTGCGTTGCCGTCGCTGCGGGCGGCCACCGACCCGGGCGTGATCGGCGGTCAGTATTACGGACCGTCGGGTCCCATGCAGTTCACCGGCCCGCCGACGCTGGTGGTGCCGAGTCCGCGGGTGTTCGATGCGGAGCTCGGAAACCGGTTGTGGGACAAGGCGGAGGAGCTCACCGGGGTCACGTACGCGTTTGCGCGGTGAGTGGTCTCGATACGCCGGGCTCGCTGCGCTCGCACGGCTACTCGACCCACCCGCTGATCGAGTAGGTGAGGAGCGTAGCGACGAGGCGTATCGAGATCACGTGTCGCACCGACCTACTCGACCAGCGACGGACCCACCGCACCCAGCATGGCCAGCTTCTGGTGGCTCTCGCTGCCCGGTGTCGCCGTGTACACCAGCAGGCCCTGTGACCCGTCGGGATCGAGCAGGGTCTGGCACCAGACCTCGATGAGCCCGAGTTCCGGGTGCAGCAGACGCTTTCGACGATCGCTGAGACTGGTCGCGACGTCGTGACGACTCCAGAGTTCGGTGAACTGCGCGCTCTCGGCCAACAACGCGTCGGCGACCTCGGCGGCGTGTGACTTCGGACCTTCGCGGGTCACCGCGGCCCGCAGCCGCGCGGTGTGCGCCTTGGCGTGGTGATCGTGGTCGTCGGACGGAAAGCGTTGTCGGGTGACCGGATCGGTGAACCACCGATAGGCGATGCTGCGCCGAAGTCCCGTGAAGTGGGTTTCGTCGCCGACCAGCGCGACCGCCGGCGCCGTCTGCAGCAGCGTCTCGCCGGCGCTGTTCACCACCATGGCCGGTGTGTCGGCCAGCCGGTCGACGATCCGCATCATGCCCGGACCCACGTGGTCGGGGATCGACTTGCGCCCCGGAGCGTTGTGCCCGGCCAGTCGGAACAGGTGATCCCGCTCGTCGAGGGACAGATGCAGGGCGCGGGCGAGGGCGGCGAGCATCTGCTCCGACGGATGCGGTCCGCGTTGCTGCTCGAGCCGGCTGTAGTAGTCGGTCGACATCCCCACCAGCAGCGCGACCTCTTCGCGACGCAACCCATCAGTGCGTCGGCGGGTACCGAGCGGCAGGCCGACGTCGGCCGGTTGCAGCGCCGCACGTCGATTCCGCAGGAACTCGGCCAGCCCCGCCCGGTCGATCGCCATCCGATGATCCTTCCTGATCTGCACTGACTGGTCGCCCTCGTGGTGACTCCACTGT
This sequence is a window from Gordonia insulae. Protein-coding genes within it:
- a CDS encoding alpha/beta hydrolase family protein; amino-acid sequence: MTSTRRGLLVTTAVLALTIGLAGCTDGSPEQGATGSSTANVPEPHRETPRAALKDLNNLPADSPITARRYVYAVPDGEPDPEQNWMDLYLPAEAQEDATPLVILIHGGAWQSQIGADSFEPFARHLAERGLGVLNVEYRRVGSGGGWPTTFTDVAAALDMVPDIDRQIPQLDHRNAVVVGHSAGGQLAMWGGTRHKLNSDEVGAKPEFRPTHVISLAGPLDMRRAVALGDDRIVKVMGGTPAEVPDRYTSVDPIQNIDPNTPVVAVAGTDDKVVPPVLATRYVSAVKAADGDAYSVIMPGENHVSIVDSRTPAFRQVVEIITREANDAHAEGA
- a CDS encoding zinc-dependent alcohol dehydrogenase, with the protein product MRAVTWQGKRNVTVETVPDPKLEEPSDAIIKVTSTNICGSDLHLYEVLGAFMEPGDILGHEPMGVVEEIGSDVGDLAVGDRVVIPFQISCGSCHMCSLELYTQCETTQVREQGMGAALFGYSKLYGSVPGGQAEYLRVPQAQFTHIKVPDEAPDSRYVYLSDVLPTAWQAVEYAAIPPGGTVTVLGLGPIGDMAARIATHKGAEVIAVDRVPERLARLAARGIRTIDLDGVDDLGDAIRDLTDGRGTDAVIDAVGMEAHGSPVAKTIQSLIGHLPDMVAEPLMQYTGLDRLAALYSAIDIVRRGGTISLSGVYGGTADPLPLLTLFDKQIQLRMGQANVKKWVPSIMPLLGDDDPLGVDDFATHELPLDQAPHAYDIFQRKADGAVKVILKP
- a CDS encoding STAS domain-containing protein; its protein translation is MIPSSSARRTTGQLTASKTFCVQQFSGEIDMANAADFAAALDRVAGRHPECVVLDLLHVTFMSAAGLAILDRFCADAADSHIPVAVACDRSVARPVEACGLDGTIALFDSVTAASAKLSATTMT
- a CDS encoding oxidoreductase; protein product: MAKSGWTPAQAPRMAGRTVVVTGANSGIGLETARHLAGMGAHVVMACRNVDAATSARADVLDTVPGALVDIVQLDLGDLASVRKAADEIGNSYPAVDVLINNAGVMAGRRELTADGFEMDFGTSFLGHFALTGLLLDSLFAAKAARVVTVGSNAHRAGEVDLDDLGMDETFSTSRAYARAKFAQLVFAVELQRRLGASGHTTPISVAAHPGATHSGVMRDSGRMLLWLFTTPSLHWLRRTFIMEGPEGALPSLRAATDPGVIGGQYYGPSGPMQFTGPPTLVVPSPRVFDAELGNRLWDKAEELTGVTYAFAR
- a CDS encoding SigB/SigF/SigG family RNA polymerase sigma factor; protein product: MVIAIQKLRDTTDEQIGRQMRAEIVERCLPLADHVARRFTGRGESFDDLVQVARIGVVNSVDRFDAERGGSFLSFAVPTVMGEVKRHFRDTMWSIRVPRRAKEASLNINKASDELVQRLGRSARPSELAEYLDMPLDEVIDGLMARSAYNAVSIDAESDDDEGRSIRDTLGEDDVHITQIDEIVTLRPALDHLPERERRIITLRFFHAMSQSEIAAEVGISQMHVSRLLTRTLSQLRDELTTQRDD
- a CDS encoding helix-turn-helix transcriptional regulator, translating into MAIDRAGLAEFLRNRRAALQPADVGLPLGTRRRTDGLRREEVALLVGMSTDYYSRLEQQRGPHPSEQMLAALARALHLSLDERDHLFRLAGHNAPGRKSIPDHVGPGMMRIVDRLADTPAMVVNSAGETLLQTAPAVALVGDETHFTGLRRSIAYRWFTDPVTRQRFPSDDHDHHAKAHTARLRAAVTREGPKSHAAEVADALLAESAQFTELWSRHDVATSLSDRRKRLLHPELGLIEVWCQTLLDPDGSQGLLVYTATPGSESHQKLAMLGAVGPSLVE